The sequence below is a genomic window from Neodiprion pinetum isolate iyNeoPine1 chromosome 7, iyNeoPine1.2, whole genome shotgun sequence.
cctatataccgTATTGGTCTGAATATATTTCAAGGTTTTTACAAGCCGATTTCCCTATTAAAATTCGCGCCAGACTTGTATTTggaatgttgtttttttaaattttcattttagaaaatttgctTCATCGACTAAGAAAACTTCGTTATCAATCAATTGTAAGattttagtaaaaaattctatattaATCAACAAATATGCCTGTGatagtaaataattttctcataaaatACGCCTTGTattcgaattataaaaataaaatccttGAAATAAAGTCGAAAAATTGGAGGTCAACTCATATTCAAACCAACTCGGTATTATAAATAAGcgttatgtattattatataataagaatatatatattgataatatGTTTGAATGTATGTATGACCTAAAAGTAATGTTAGCTATGGCTAATGCGATCCTAATCACAATAAGGAAATTTAGTAGACGAAAAACCAATAGATCAAAATATATTCgtaatgtatatgtacatgaTTATAGATGCAATATCTGTAAAGGATAATTTCCTATACACTAAACAACATGTGCAATAGATCTTGAACGGAAGATTGTTAGGCAGCAGCCAAAtgacgatgtttttttttttttttttcttatcttattTCCACCACCACGTTCTTTTAAGTGAAGtacaaaataattcttttGCTTTTCGTTTTGATAATTACTACATCTGATTGCTGTTAGATTTTCTcacaatttcttatatttaaaattctcTTCCTgtctaataatttttcaatcattattattattaaatttttgcgcgaataatattatttggcTGTTATCAccagttttaattttcttttaatttttctcctttACAGAATTTCTTAGCATTTTTTCTTGTACGTTAGTAGGAAATACGCATGCGATTACTTTCATGCGCGGCATACTGCAAACGATGCAAactgtattatatgtatgtatacatagtgTTGCATTTcggaattcattattttcctAGTCTTTCGATTTGGTTCGCTTATAGCGAGATATTTAAGGGAAAATCCTGCTTAATACGAGAATTGAGGTAAGGTGTTAAAGAGGGGCACTATAGAATAGAGGCGAAGAAAAACATACTTTTAATCcaagaaaagtaaaataattcttctctttcctgattttcatttttgacggTATTTTATGATGTGTAATATCTGTCTCAGGTTAAACAAGGTAGtattgaatatgaattttagtgttttgtttttttttcattttcttttctcttgaTTGTTCGTACAACTCTTTCTCCTTTTATGGTTGCGTTATAATACAACCGCTGCTGATGTTATTATGCAGCAAATTCATAGGTTTGTACTGAAACTTGGATAGATCTCTTTatatcaaacatttttttaaacaatctcCCTCTCCGTTTGCAACTTTTGTACACACGCATATGTAATAGActgaaagtatttttttcccaatttttctTGGATTCTTGTTAGCTGTAATGTCTTGTATGTAATATGAAACTGCGATacttttatatgtatttacaaGTCTTGAACAagtatatatctgtatatcaCTGTATATCTATCGATCAAGCGTCTGCATGCTTTTGTGACTGTGTTTATacagaaaacaaaacacaaaaatttacGTGTACATTGTAAAATACCAATAATCACAAGAATAGTAATAGCAAAAGCGAGCTATTAATATTCGTAGCTAAAGAAAAGTACGAAAGTCGAGCATGCATTCACTACAATATTTCCGCGAAAACacacaaaatatttcattcatcaCATTAGTAAAAATAggaatagtaataatgatatttaaaACATTACACATTTTTACTGGATTTCGGCATCCAGTGTATTCGTTATCTGTATGTATaagtatgtacatacatgggtataggtataggtatatgaAAACGAGGTAGTCTTGCGGCGACAAATTTGCACGTATCAATCCTCTTCCTCTTTGCCTCTCACTCATGCCCCAGTACCCTACCGACGAgtgattaaattattattatttttctgattttatttaattatcgtaattacaattaatattaatattatcacaCTACTATAGttagttataaataatattacaattacTATTACGTCTGTACTTGTATTGTTAACTTaatcataattataataatgattacACGCTGTTATTTctaagttgaaagaaaaagtaaactAAAAGGAAAATGCCCACTTTAAGTTGCGAACATGAAAACGCGCCGACGAATCAAGTATTGTAAAAGTTCGCGACAAGGGGTGAAAAACGACAGAGAACAAACATTCATAATTGTcctgtgaaaaatgaaagaaatagtaataataataataaatattgtacaaaattataGCGAAGTACACATCATGTTTGGTAAACAGGAATGATCAAGCTATACCGTGAAGTATGaaatttacattatttttcatttggtTAGAAGTCttgttttgttgaaaattgttgtttaAAGGTATCATCTTAAGCctgtaaacaaaaaaagaaaataacgacCAAAATATTGACAGATCGTTAGCTCTGATCTTCTTTTTCCATCTCAGAAtcttcgattttattttctcctgGTATGTAGACTTTGAatggaaaatcatttttcgaaaacacTCCTGGATTTACAACAAAACATTCGTTGTACTCAGTGTTGTAAGGCTCAAACTGATCAGCCACGACTATGAGATCTGGCGTTGGATAAAGCTGTAACGCTTGATCGTGCTTCCAGTAAATAGGCACTGTAGGTAGGGCCATAGGGGTCAAGTGGGATTGCGAGATTATCGATTTGGcatactgaaaatataattgaaaaagaagaaattagaTTTGATCCATTAAttgatgtatattttttcttacgtaACAAAATAGAACGAAACTAACGTCTTTGGGGATATCCGCATCGTCCGGAAGGTATAAAGTGTTCCTGCATAACTTAGTAAGAATATCTTCTCTGAAAACTACTATTTCCTTTGTACAGTACTGAATTCTACAGGGATTTGTTGCCAGAACAGTTTTAGGAATGGCCTTGATGAAATCCTCAACTACGTAACCAGGTATAGGCGCTCTTGGGAATATTCTTGGTGCCCCAGGATCGTGTGGCCCAGGAATAAGGACGAATTTACTGTTCTGAACAATCTCTGGATAGCCTGCAATTATATCAGCCAATCTTTTGAAGCCTTCCTTCAGTTTCTGTGAACTGGTTACGTTTGGTGGAAAGCTCAGAAAATTCCCACATATCACAAAAGCCACTGGGggaaaatttgagaactccTCTAACATGAGCTTGAGTTTTTCAAGTACTATCTGGTCGTCGACCCATAATTCAGATATGAACACGATCATCTCATCTGGGTTGTTCTCCtcaaaatttctcaacttctCCGATATTTTCAGCGACACTGGATGATGACCACCAAAGGTGTTCGCCGTTCCGAAACGCGCGCGACTTTCTGTCGATGTCTCGGACGGTGGAAATCCTATGGTTTTTACGACAAGTACCCTATCTTCGTAGTCTCCTCGTACCAGAACTACGCAACCCTCGGTTATAAGATGTGCTTGATAGTCttgaggaagagagagagttaaggtaaaataaatcacacttacgtgcaaatcattaattattgtttcagAATTGTCAAAGAACTTCCTATAGTTTGTTTTGAAAAGGATATTGCTTGACTGAGATCAATTTTGACATATCCGCTTGCATCTTCCAGGTAATACTGTCTTTCGGTCAGCTGAGCTAACATGCCTATAACGTAGACATCTTTAGCCTCAGAGAGACTTAGTAGATACTCTATTTGACGTAGCTTCACTCTGACTGTGTCCACTTCACCAAATTTGACAGGAGCAAAGAGCTCATTCTGCATGGTCCTGTGCCATAGGAGCTCGAGTCGTTCCTTGATTACCAGAGATTTATCGACAGGTTCTGAAAACAAATTGGGAACGCTCTGCTCGATGACAAATTTCTTGTTCGTGACATCGTATTTTATCTTTGGTACTCTGAAACCGTCGAGAACGTTCAGGATTGTTTCAGTCTCTTGGAGACTATTGCTTGGTCTAAGGCACTCCTTGAGAGCCACCTTTATGTGATCCACACTAACGCATGGCTCAACTAAATCCTGTGCCAGGACATACTCGACTATTCGACATATCCAGTGTTCGTGCTCCGCTGCATCAATATTTCGCAATTGACGCGCTAAATGAAGACAGCATTTCCTGAaggatgaggaaaaaattgtattgtCAATTATGAGACGATGActgttgtcatttttttttttgttccattttATTGTGAATTCGTTTTGTCAGATAGTAGATGTCAgcaatatatatttcatacttAAAGTATATCCATACATACCTGTTTATGTTCAGACCAGACAATTTGAACGCTGTTTGAACGGTTTTTATTAACCTCTCATTTTCCATGGTAGCTGCTTACATTCACGTACCCATTTACCATAGCATGGATGAACGAAtgaaactgacaatgagtggaAAACAGGgtcaaattattaaaattaatagatTAGTAAACAACACCGATGTTAGAGTCGACGTATTAATAGATAAATTTACACTGGAGACTGCAAATTCATTTGTATTTCTAGAATAATCACGGCCTGCATTTACGCGGGAAAAGCCGCACAGGTGACACCGCCTAACCGCTAGCAATAGTATCACAGGCTAAAtgttatgaatgaaaattagaatttGTTCGAAAACTGTACACATAGATTTTGTCAGTTAATAATAATGCGAAATCTTCAACTATCGTGTGACACAGAATCATATGAAGAGTTAACTAATGAGGCCTTGAGAATTAATGTCGCAATGAATACAGGTAGAGTAATAGGATACTGATTTAATTGATTACATGTTATGATGTGTTATGTCAACATAATCATTATTCCTTCTTGTGAAATACATAATCTATCAAAATCGGTAGTCGGGAAATTTCGTATTGGTAACATTGATTTATTGATTGATTGGTCAATTGATGAACAAATTGGAGCTGGAGCATTAGGCCGTGTGTAGAGTGAACGCTTGAGCTAGGCTTCTCAGGCAATTTGATACGCCATTACGTGTATTGGATACCCTTTGAAAAACACTTGAGGCACATAATGTTGACGCAAATAACTTCTGGTCATCAGGCGTACTCAGTATTGCAAGAAATGGCTTTCGTTGCTACGTACTATTACTCATATTTCTACAATAATTGGAGTGACGGTAGTACAGGTAGGAAAGCGATAAGTAATAAATGTCGAACAGAATGCGAAAATGATTATTCCAAACATAATTATACCAATCAAAATTATTCTACATACAATACTGACACCCAAAATTATTCCGCACACGATTATGCCGCAAAAAATTGTTCCAGGCTTTATAGTGTGTCACAAACTATTCTAGATATAATTATGCGACGCACAATTATTCTGCACATAAGTATACCACACGAAATTATTGTACACATAATTATACcaaataaaattgttatacTTATGAAAAAGAAGCTGCACTAAATTAGTCGTGTATCCAACTATCGCAACGAActtgttttcttgtttttcagtAATTGAATATCTAGTTGTAGGTTTTATTAGTTAGGTGAGCTATACCGGCGCTACACAAGCGCATTCTGCACCTCTGCAGAATTTTATTGCAAAGTCTTAGCATATTATACTGTATTTTTATTGTGTAACTAGCTACATTaatgattgaataaataaataaaactacaACATACCACTCAAATTATTCTACATGTAATTATACCATACATAGTAATTCTACATAAGATTATATCATACCAAAGTATACTATACATGGAAATaccgaataaaattattctgcACACAAATGCCTGcttgtgatgtcgacgctgtgtgactgaaggcatgcatgctcgcttgagagggcatgagatcttgaaattttcgcgCCACTTCCTATTAGaactaagcaaatcggagatatttcagcgaaaattactcctggtatcaggagcgcaggagaaCCGTGGAGCTCTTCCataaacagggacacattgattgattgattgactgcatgtgatgtcgacgctgtgtgactgaaggcatgcatgcttgcttgagagggcatgagatctcaaattttcgcgccacTTCCTATTAGAAttaagcaaatcggagaaatttcagcgaaaattactcctggtatcaggagcgcaggaggaccgaggagctcttccaaaaacagggacacattgattgattgattgactgcatgtgatgtcgacgctgtgtgactgaaggcatgcatgcttgctTAAGAGGGCATGAGATCTTAAAATTTTCGCGCCACTTCCTATTAAaactaagcaaatcggagaaatttcagcgaaaatcactcctggtatcaggagcgcaggagaaccgaggagctcttccaaaaacagggacacattgattgattgattgactgcatgtgatgtcgatgctgtgtgactgaaggcatgcatgcttgcttgagagggcatgagatcttgaaattttcgcgCCACTTCCTATTAGaactaagcaaatcggagatatttcagcgaaaattactcctggtatcaggagcgcaggagaaCCGTGGAGCTCTTCCataaacagggacacattgattgattgattgactgcatgtgatgtcgacgctgtgtgactgaaggcatgcatgcttgcttgagagggcatgagatctcaaattttcgcgccacTTCCTATTAGAAttaagcaaatcggagaaatttcagcgaaaattacTCCTGGTGTCAGGGgcgcaggagaaccgaggagctcttccaaaaacagggacacattgattgattgattgattgcatgtgatgtcgacgctgtgtgactgaaggcatgcatgcttgctTAAGAGGGCATGAGATCTTAAAATTTTCGCGCCACTTCCTATTAAaactaagcaaatcggagaaatttcagcgaaaatcactcctggtatcaggagcgcaggagaaccgaggagctcttccaaaaacagggacacattgattgattgattgactgcatgtgatgtcgacgctgagtgactgaaggcatgcatgcttgcttgagagggcacgagatctcaaattttcgcgccacTTCCTATTAGaactaagcaaatcggagaaatttcagcgaaaactACTCTTAatatcaggagcgcaggagaatcgaggagctcttccaaaaacagggacacattgattgattgattgactgcatgtgattcCGACGCTgagtgactgaaggcatgcatgcttgcttgagagggcacgagatctcaaattttcgcgccacTTCCTATTAGaactaagcaaatcggagaaatttcagcggaAATTAcgcctggtatcaggagcgcaggagaacc
It includes:
- the DNApol-epsilon58 gene encoding DNA polymerase epsilon subunit 2; amino-acid sequence: MENERLIKTVQTAFKLSGLNINRKCCLHLARQLRNIDAAEHEHWICRIVEYVLAQDLVEPCVSVDHIKVALKECLRPSNSLQETETILNVLDGFRVPKIKYDVTNKKFVIEQSVPNLFSEPVDKSLVIKERLELLWHRTMQNELFAPVKFGEVDTVRVKLRQIEYLLSLSEAKDVYVIGMLAQLTERQYYLEDASGYVKIDLNYQAHLITEGCVVLVRGDYEDRVLVVKTIGFPPSETSTESRARFGTANTFGGHHPVSLKISEKLRNFEENNPDEMIVFISELWVDDQIVLEKLKLMLEEFSNFPPVAFVICGNFLSFPPNVTSSQKLKEGFKRLADIIAGYPEIVQNSKFVLIPGPHDPGAPRIFPRAPIPGYVVEDFIKAIPKTVLATNPCRIQYCTKEIVVFREDILTKLCRNTLYLPDDADIPKDYAKSIISQSHLTPMALPTVPIYWKHDQALQLYPTPDLIVVADQFEPYNTEYNECFVVNPGVFSKNDFPFKVYIPGENKIEDSEMEKEDQS